The following are encoded in a window of Flavobacterium psychrotrophum genomic DNA:
- a CDS encoding 3-hydroxyacyl-CoA dehydrogenase/enoyl-CoA hydratase family protein, producing MKRIIKKAAVVGSGVMGSAIAAHFANIGVEVLLLDIPPRELTEAEQKKGLTLESKAVRNRIVNDHLANSLKSKPSPIYHQKFASRISTGNTEDDLHKIADVDWVIEVVVERLDIKQKVFEQIEKYRKPGTLITSNTSGIPIKFMSEGRSEDFQKHFCGTHFFNPPRYLKLFEIIPGPQTSTEVLAFLNNYGEQYLGKTTVVAKDTPAFIGNRIGIYGIMSLFHQVKEMGFTVEEIDKLTGPVIGRPKSATFRTVDVVGLDTLVHVANGIYENCPDDEVHELFKVPDFINKMMENKWLGSKSGQGFYKKVDKDILSLDLDTLEYRAPKKASFATLELTKTIDKPINRFKVLVGGQDKAGEFYRKNFAGTFAYVSHRVPEITDDLYKIDDAMKAGFGWENGPFEIWDAVGVEKGIELVKAEGLEPAAWVTDMLAAGIKSFYTIKDGATYFYDIASKSHKKVPGQDAFIILNNIRESKKIWSNSGAIIQDLGDGIINLEFQSKMNTIGGDVLQGINKAIDLAEKEYDGLVIGNQAANFSVGANIGMIFMMAVEQEYDELNMAIKLFQDTMMRVRYSSIPVVVAPHGMTLGGGCEMSMHADKVVAAAETYIGLVEFGVGVIPGGGGSKEMALRASDTFHKNDVELNVLQEYFLTIGTAKVSTSAYEAYDLGILQKGKDVVVVNKDRQLAEAKKHAKLLAEAGYTQPVKRKDVKVLGKQALGMFLVGTDSMEAGNYISEHDKKIANKLAYVMAGGDLSEATLVTEQYLLDLEREAFLSLTGERKTLERIQYMLTKGKPLRN from the coding sequence ATGAAACGCATTATTAAAAAGGCAGCCGTAGTAGGCTCCGGCGTTATGGGTAGCGCCATTGCCGCCCATTTTGCCAATATTGGCGTAGAAGTGCTACTATTAGACATCCCGCCAAGGGAACTGACAGAAGCAGAACAAAAAAAAGGGCTTACGCTGGAGAGTAAAGCGGTACGTAACCGTATTGTAAACGACCATTTAGCAAACTCCCTAAAAAGCAAACCCTCCCCTATTTACCACCAAAAGTTTGCTTCGCGCATTTCTACCGGAAATACCGAAGACGACCTGCACAAAATAGCCGATGTTGACTGGGTTATTGAGGTAGTAGTAGAAAGGCTTGACATTAAGCAAAAGGTATTTGAACAAATTGAAAAATACCGAAAACCCGGAACGCTGATTACATCAAATACGTCGGGTATCCCTATTAAATTTATGAGCGAAGGCCGCAGCGAAGATTTCCAGAAACATTTTTGCGGCACACACTTCTTCAACCCTCCACGATATTTAAAACTTTTCGAAATCATTCCGGGACCACAAACTTCGACCGAAGTACTGGCCTTCCTGAATAATTATGGCGAGCAGTACCTGGGTAAAACCACGGTAGTAGCTAAAGATACCCCTGCCTTTATTGGTAACCGCATAGGTATTTATGGCATCATGAGCCTTTTCCACCAAGTTAAGGAAATGGGCTTTACCGTAGAGGAGATTGATAAACTTACCGGCCCTGTTATTGGCAGGCCTAAGAGTGCCACCTTCCGTACGGTAGATGTGGTAGGATTAGACACACTGGTACACGTTGCTAACGGTATCTATGAAAACTGCCCTGACGACGAGGTTCATGAACTGTTTAAGGTGCCGGATTTCATCAACAAAATGATGGAAAACAAATGGCTGGGTAGCAAATCTGGTCAGGGTTTCTACAAAAAGGTAGATAAGGATATCCTTTCGCTTGATTTAGATACATTAGAATACCGCGCGCCTAAAAAAGCGTCTTTTGCTACGCTTGAGCTTACTAAAACCATTGATAAGCCCATCAACCGCTTTAAGGTACTGGTAGGCGGTCAGGACAAGGCTGGCGAGTTTTACCGCAAAAATTTTGCAGGTACTTTTGCTTATGTAAGCCACCGCGTGCCAGAAATTACCGATGACCTTTATAAGATAGACGATGCCATGAAGGCCGGCTTTGGCTGGGAGAATGGCCCGTTTGAAATATGGGATGCCGTAGGTGTAGAAAAAGGTATTGAACTGGTGAAAGCCGAAGGGCTGGAACCGGCTGCATGGGTAACTGATATGCTTGCAGCAGGCATTAAAAGCTTCTATACCATTAAAGATGGTGCTACTTATTTTTACGATATAGCATCGAAATCACATAAAAAAGTGCCTGGCCAGGATGCGTTCATTATCCTGAACAACATTCGCGAGAGTAAAAAAATATGGAGCAACAGCGGTGCCATTATCCAGGACCTGGGCGACGGCATCATCAACCTGGAGTTCCAGTCTAAAATGAATACCATAGGCGGCGATGTGCTTCAGGGCATTAACAAAGCCATAGACCTTGCCGAAAAAGAATACGACGGCCTTGTAATAGGCAATCAGGCGGCTAATTTCTCAGTAGGTGCTAACATTGGCATGATCTTTATGATGGCGGTAGAGCAGGAATATGATGAGCTTAATATGGCCATTAAGCTGTTCCAGGACACCATGATGAGGGTACGCTATTCATCTATCCCTGTTGTGGTTGCGCCACATGGCATGACACTGGGCGGTGGCTGCGAAATGAGCATGCACGCCGATAAGGTTGTGGCTGCGGCCGAAACCTATATCGGGTTGGTTGAATTTGGCGTTGGGGTTATTCCCGGCGGCGGTGGCTCTAAAGAGATGGCATTGCGTGCATCTGACACCTTCCATAAAAACGATGTAGAACTGAATGTACTACAGGAATACTTCCTGACTATTGGTACTGCTAAAGTATCAACATCGGCTTACGAAGCGTATGACCTTGGCATACTACAAAAAGGGAAAGACGTGGTTGTAGTAAACAAAGACAGACAGTTGGCCGAAGCCAAAAAGCACGCTAAACTATTGGCAGAAGCAGGCTACACCCAACCTGTAAAACGCAAAGACGTTAAGGTACTGGGCAAGCAGGCACTGGGTATGTTCCTTGTTGGGACGGACAGTATGGAAGCAGGTAACTACATCAGCGAACACGATAAAAAGATTGCCAACAAACTGGCCTACGTTATGGCAGGCGGCGATCTAAGTGAAGCAACTCTTGTTACTGAGCAGTATCTGTTAGACCTTGAACGTGAAGCATTTTTATCGCTTACGGGAGAACGTAAAACTCTTGAAAGAATACAGTATATGTTAACGAAAGGTAAACCGCTAAGAAATTAG
- a CDS encoding four helix bundle protein, protein MHQFEKLKIWQKGMDIAEKVYKISAELPYDERFNLISQIKRCAVSIPSNIAEGSGRNSKKEFVQFLGIANGSSFELITQLMLLQRLNLIQEERIKQLITDIVEVCNMNFALQRSLSQPAIQS, encoded by the coding sequence ATGCACCAGTTTGAAAAATTGAAAATTTGGCAAAAAGGAATGGATATAGCAGAAAAAGTCTACAAGATTTCAGCAGAACTTCCATATGATGAAAGGTTTAACCTGATATCGCAAATAAAGAGATGCGCTGTATCAATTCCCTCAAATATTGCCGAGGGTTCAGGTAGAAATTCTAAAAAAGAGTTTGTACAGTTTTTAGGTATTGCAAATGGCTCGTCTTTTGAACTTATTACACAATTGATGCTATTACAACGATTAAATTTAATTCAGGAAGAACGGATAAAGCAGTTAATTACTGATATAGTTGAAGTTTGCAACATGAATTTTGCTTTGCAACGCAGCCTCAGTCAACCTGCTATTCAATCTTAA
- a CDS encoding acetyl-CoA C-acyltransferase, giving the protein MKTAYIVKAYRTAVGKAPKGVFRFKRPDELAAETIQFMLNELPEFDKTRIDDVMVGNAMPEAEQGLNFARLISLMGLKVDDVPGVTVNRYCASGIETIAMATAKIQSGMAHCIIAGGAESMSYIPMGGYKPVPDYQAAKAGHEDYYWGMGLTAEAVAKQFNVSRADQDEFAYQSHQKALKAQAEGKFDRQIVPITVDEVYVDANGKKANRSYTVTKDEGPRADTSVEALGKLRPVFAADGSVTAGTSSQMSDGAAFVLVMSEDMVKELKLEPIARLVSYAAAGVEPRIMGIGPVKAIPKAVKQAGLELEDIQLIELNEAFASQSLAVIRELGINKDIVNVNGGAIALGHPLGCTGAKLSVQLFDEAKRRGSKYGMVTMCVGTGQGAAGVFEIF; this is encoded by the coding sequence ATGAAAACTGCATATATAGTAAAAGCATACAGGACTGCCGTGGGCAAAGCGCCAAAAGGTGTGTTCCGTTTTAAAAGGCCCGACGAGTTGGCCGCAGAAACCATACAGTTCATGCTTAATGAGCTGCCGGAGTTTGACAAAACCCGTATAGACGACGTGATGGTGGGTAACGCCATGCCGGAGGCCGAACAGGGACTAAACTTTGCGCGCCTTATATCTCTTATGGGGCTTAAGGTAGATGATGTTCCGGGTGTTACGGTAAACCGTTACTGCGCTTCGGGTATCGAAACCATTGCTATGGCTACCGCCAAAATACAAAGTGGTATGGCGCATTGCATCATTGCCGGTGGTGCAGAGAGCATGAGCTATATCCCTATGGGAGGCTACAAGCCCGTACCGGATTATCAGGCAGCCAAGGCAGGCCACGAAGACTATTACTGGGGTATGGGCCTTACCGCAGAAGCTGTTGCAAAGCAGTTTAACGTAAGCCGTGCCGACCAGGATGAGTTTGCCTACCAGTCGCACCAAAAAGCCCTTAAAGCACAGGCTGAAGGCAAATTTGACCGCCAGATAGTTCCCATTACGGTTGATGAAGTATATGTAGACGCAAACGGCAAAAAAGCCAACCGCAGCTATACCGTTACCAAAGACGAAGGCCCGCGTGCCGATACATCGGTAGAGGCATTAGGTAAACTACGTCCGGTTTTTGCAGCCGATGGCAGCGTTACCGCAGGTACATCATCTCAAATGAGCGATGGTGCTGCTTTTGTACTGGTAATGAGTGAGGATATGGTGAAAGAACTTAAACTTGAGCCTATTGCCCGTCTGGTAAGTTACGCAGCCGCAGGTGTAGAACCGCGTATTATGGGTATTGGCCCGGTTAAAGCCATCCCGAAAGCGGTTAAACAAGCAGGTCTTGAATTAGAAGACATTCAGCTTATAGAACTTAACGAAGCCTTTGCTTCTCAGTCACTTGCCGTGATTCGTGAGCTGGGCATCAATAAAGATATTGTGAATGTTAATGGTGGTGCCATCGCTCTTGGCCACCCACTGGGCTGTACCGGAGCTAAACTTTCGGTTCAGTTGTTTGACGAAGCCAAACGCCGTGGTAGTAAGTACGGTATGGTAACGATGTGTGTAGGTACCGGGCAGGGAGCTGCGGGAGTATTTGAGATTTTTTAA